The following proteins are co-located in the Haloplanus sp. HW8-1 genome:
- a CDS encoding winged helix-turn-helix domain-containing protein produces the protein MDGIEMLRVLGNEYNPEILSFAHEPRSAQELSDQLDVPIATCYRRIEELTDADLLEHHDRVLSDERRRVNVYRRNIEEVIVEFSDGDVTVEVEERRKVKNRLDEAWRTLSE, from the coding sequence ATGGACGGAATCGAGATGCTCCGGGTTCTGGGTAACGAGTACAACCCCGAGATACTGAGCTTCGCACACGAACCACGCTCGGCCCAAGAGCTCAGCGACCAGCTCGACGTACCGATCGCCACCTGCTATCGCCGAATCGAGGAACTCACCGACGCCGATCTCCTCGAACATCACGACCGGGTCCTCTCGGACGAACGGCGGCGTGTCAACGTCTACCGCCGAAACATCGAAGAGGTCATCGTGGAGTTCTCCGACGGTGACGTGACCGTCGAGGTGGAGGAACGGCGGAAGGTCAAGAATCGGCTCGACGAGGCCTGGCGAACCCTCTCGGAGTGA
- a CDS encoding RAD55 family ATPase — translation MTDQTRTGIEGLDSILGGGIVDNATVLISGNPGTGKSILGLQYIYNGVTQFDEKGIYLSFEENAEDIAQAAESIGFENWQELVEDDQILIYDKQELLRHNDFNSTLDQLLAAFEETEYERLVLDSLTMFELFFEDEQEKRTYLLKFSDILKANGLTSLLIAEQSAVFPEQDIGLENFLTDGNIYLIQTPTESGVNRYIWVAKMRKQNIETDIFPMDIDEGGITVHERAAGFSMMGDQSDRFPGE, via the coding sequence ATGACGGACCAAACCCGAACGGGAATCGAAGGCTTGGACTCGATACTGGGCGGCGGTATCGTCGACAACGCGACGGTGCTGATCAGTGGGAATCCGGGGACCGGCAAGAGTATTCTCGGTCTACAGTACATATACAACGGGGTGACCCAGTTCGACGAGAAAGGGATCTACCTGTCTTTCGAGGAGAACGCCGAGGACATCGCACAGGCTGCCGAGTCGATCGGCTTCGAGAACTGGCAGGAACTCGTCGAGGACGATCAGATCCTGATCTACGACAAACAGGAGTTGCTGCGGCACAACGACTTCAACTCGACTCTGGATCAGTTGCTGGCGGCGTTCGAGGAGACGGAGTACGAACGGCTCGTCCTCGATTCACTGACCATGTTCGAACTGTTCTTCGAGGACGAACAGGAGAAGCGAACGTATCTGCTGAAGTTCTCCGACATCCTGAAGGCCAACGGGTTGACGTCGCTGCTCATCGCCGAGCAGTCCGCCGTGTTCCCTGAGCAGGACATCGGCTTGGAGAACTTCTTGACCGACGGCAACATCTACCTGATCCAGACCCCGACGGAATCCGGCGTCAACCGGTACATCTGGGTCGCCAAGATGCGAAAGCAGAACATCGAGACGGATATCTTCCCCATGGATATCGACGAGGGCGGCATCACCGTCCACGAGCGTGCCGCGGGGTTCTCGATGATGGGTGACCAGAGCGACCGCTTCCCAGGTGAGTGA